From the genome of Neodiprion pinetum isolate iyNeoPine1 chromosome 3, iyNeoPine1.2, whole genome shotgun sequence, one region includes:
- the LOC138190725 gene encoding uncharacterized protein, whose translation MDFEKGTPRRYPTLPYPIPYPIPYPIPYPPLLYPLPFFSPLRVPPIHLSFPSRPLLQPTPSPDSVPTPTPDPTPTSDPTPITTPTPIPDSTSTSTPDSAPTPTPDSTPDPTLTPDPSPTPPPTLFNTLE comes from the coding sequence atggattttgaaaaaggtacgccaaggcggtaccctaccctaccctaccctataCCCTATCCTATACCCTACCCTATACCCTACCCTCCCCTACTCTACCCCCTACCCTTCTTCTCCCCTCTCCGCGTCCCTCCCATCCACCTCTCCTTTCCGTCCCGCCCTCTTCTTCAGCCTACTCCTTCTCCCGATTCTgttcctactcctactcctgatcctactcctacttctgatcctactcctattactactcctactcctattccagattctacttctacttctactcctgatTCAGCTCCTACTCCTACCCCTGATTccactcctgatcctactcttACTCCTGATCCTTCTCCTACTCCTCCTCCTACTCTATTCAATACTTTAGAATGA
- the LOC138190724 gene encoding uncharacterized protein, whose product MKRNRVHRQAPQLLPTTSNHRQPPLITSDHLRARRPPCPTPPPPPQHPRSPRPPRPPPIISDHLQTPSTTSYNLQTRPTTCYCHQHPPITSYHLRPHTTTAYHLTSAYHLLPFPNTTDHLRPPSSFSSTSSPSPPRHPRLPRSPRPHPITANHLQTPPTLTEEYKGSCPNGLWCDNRKSSCACAP is encoded by the coding sequence ATGAAGCGTAACCGCGTCCATCGCCAAGCACCCCAACTActtccgaccacctccaaccaccgtcaaccacctctgatcacctccgaccaccttcgtgCTCGTCGTCCACCTTGTCCCACTCCTCCTCCACCACCTCAACATCCTCGtagtcctcgtcctcctcgaccACCTCCGATCATCTCCGACCACCTACAAACACCTTCTACCACTTCCTACAACCTCCAAACACGTCCTACCACCTGCTACTGCCACCAACATCCTCCTATCACCTCCTACCATCTACGACCACATACTACCACCGCCTACCACCTTACCAGCGCCTACCACCTCCtgccatttccgaacaccaccgaccacctccgaccaccttcgtccttttcgtccacctcgtccccctccccccctcgtcatcctcgtcttcctcgttcTCCTCGACCTCATCCCatcaccgccaaccacctccaaacACCTCctacgttgactgaagaatataaaggcAGCTGCCCTAAtgggctttggtgtgacaaccgGAAATCGTCGTGTGCTTGCGCTCCCTAA
- the LOC124215127 gene encoding calcium/calmodulin-dependent protein kinase type IV-like — MMEDEDDWLTSDIFKGSFQNDYILGEMIGRGSVSTVYTCLYKGRKKFACKMVPKDRLNKSEVRSTVETLLKLRHNNIISVKTVYNERRHLFVITDLASGGELLERLASRGGHSERDAAKAVRDALAALNYLHGMGLWHGSVRPEKLIYSTEDENSRLLLVDRGITTNSLNGYNALYCAPEVLVGHVESTAADIWSLGVVIYIMLCGFEPFRGTMVTFFPSPYWDDKTTDAKVLIRRLMQQRPEDRPTTRDLLLDPWVLGEKSSELPMPNTAKHLREFNARRKFKAATLAVRATRRAMTFSNYQEAVI; from the exons ATGATGGAGGACGAAGACGATTGGCTAACGAGCGATATTTTCAAGGGATCTTTTCAGAACGATTACATACTGGGCGAGATGATAGGAAG GGGATCCGTGTCAACAGTCTACACTTGTCTATACAAGGGAAGGAAAAAGTTTGCCTGCAAAATGGTACCCAAG GATCGGTTGAACAAATCAGAAGTTCGAAGTACGGTTGAAACGTTGCTGAAACTTCGCCACAACAATATC ATCTCGGTAAAGACGGTTTACAACGAAAGACGACACTTGTTCGTGATAACGGATCTGGCATCCGGGGGAGAACTGCTGGAGAGGCTGGCATCAAGAGGTGGACACTCAGAGAGAGACGCTGCTAAAGCTGTTCGAGATGCACTGGCTGCTTTGAAT TATCTCCACGGAATGGGGCTTTGGCATGGAAGTGTTCGTCCCGAGAAATTGATATACTCAACGGAGGATGAAAATTCGCGACTCTTGCTGGTGGATAGAGGGATCACCACAAATTCGTTGAACGGGTACAACGCTCTTTACTGCG CTCCTGAAGTGTTGGTTGGACATGTCGAGAGTACCGCGGCTGACATCTGGAGTCTGGGAGTCGTCATTTACATCAT GCTGTGCGGATTTGAACCTTTTCGAGGAACAATGGTAACCTTTTTCCCATCGCCGTATTGGGATGATAAAACTACGGATGCAAAGGTGCTTATAAGAAGG CTGATGCAGCAGCGACCGGAGGACAGACCGACAACACGCGATCTCCTTTTGGACCCTTGGGTACTCGGTGAAAAATCTAGCGAACTTCCAATGCCAAACACCGCTAAACACCTGCGCGAATTCAACGCCAGGAGAAAATTTAAA GCTGCGACTCTCGCTGTGAGAGCCACACGTCGAGCTATGacgttttcaaattatcaGGAAGCAGTGATTTAA